A window of the Streptomyces sp. JB150 genome harbors these coding sequences:
- a CDS encoding DUF3291 domain-containing protein — MTQSHLAQVNIGRIVAPLDSPELADFVAQQPEINALADRSPGFVWRLVDDDGADATGIRPDGNDAFLLINCSVWESVEALRNFTYHSGHLRVLSRRREWFHRMAEAHQALWWIPAGHRPTVAEAMERVALLREHGPGPQAFTFRDPYPAPTGAVLL; from the coding sequence ATGACTCAGTCCCATCTGGCGCAGGTCAACATCGGCCGCATCGTCGCCCCGCTGGACAGCCCCGAGCTGGCCGACTTCGTCGCCCAGCAGCCCGAGATCAACGCGCTCGCCGACCGCAGCCCCGGCTTCGTCTGGCGTCTCGTCGACGACGACGGCGCGGACGCGACCGGCATCCGCCCCGACGGGAACGACGCCTTCCTCCTGATCAACTGCTCGGTCTGGGAGTCCGTGGAAGCCCTGCGGAACTTCACGTACCACAGCGGCCATCTGCGGGTACTGAGCCGCCGCCGCGAGTGGTTCCACCGCATGGCCGAGGCCCACCAGGCCCTGTGGTGGATCCCGGCCGGCCACCGCCCGACCGTCGCCGAGGCGATGGAACGCGTCGCCCTGCTCCGCGAACACGGCCCCGGCCCGCAGGCGTTCACCTTCCGCGACCCCTACCCGGCCCCGACGGGCGCGGTGCTGCTCTGA
- a CDS encoding cellulose binding domain-containing protein codes for EINTNTGGARLTARPNALFAADAFMTALENGVFTVDWWNTHNGPGQITTVDGETDYGDMGMLSSGACTGDVCQPPANTPFHPYYGMKMTRELGTAGDTMVATASSARDVSAHAVQRRDGRLSVLLINKNPDAARTVDLEYAGFTPSGAAPELSRYARGDTDITDVNGDGTSASQVTVEPYGMLTVTLTPRAGTGPAASGAATPGTPKLESVTDTTARLSWAGAQGAARYLVQAREGAHTRVVGETTGTSVTLRNLPAGSTHTVNVLAADAAGRLSAPSDPLTFTTGTPADAPCAVTYHRDTSWGNGFVATVTVRNLSSTPITGWTVDWDWPTDRQSVSSGWNATFHQTGRHVRVTAPDGAGPLAPDGASTASFGFVGANDGPNPEPTVFRLNGAVCSGG; via the coding sequence GAGATCAACACCAACACCGGCGGTGCCCGCCTCACGGCCCGCCCCAACGCCCTGTTCGCCGCCGACGCCTTCATGACGGCGCTGGAGAACGGCGTCTTCACCGTCGACTGGTGGAACACCCACAACGGCCCCGGACAGATCACCACCGTCGACGGCGAGACCGACTACGGCGACATGGGCATGCTCTCCAGCGGTGCCTGCACCGGAGACGTCTGTCAACCGCCGGCGAACACCCCGTTCCACCCTTACTACGGCATGAAGATGACCCGCGAACTGGGCACCGCCGGCGACACCATGGTCGCCACCGCCTCCTCCGCGCGGGACGTCTCCGCACACGCCGTCCAGCGGCGCGACGGGCGCCTGAGCGTCCTGCTCATCAACAAGAACCCGGACGCCGCCCGGACCGTCGACCTCGAGTACGCGGGCTTCACCCCGTCCGGTGCCGCGCCGGAGCTGAGCCGCTACGCGCGCGGGGACACCGACATCACCGACGTGAACGGCGACGGCACGTCCGCCTCCCAAGTCACCGTGGAGCCGTACGGGATGCTCACCGTCACCCTGACGCCGCGAGCGGGAACCGGCCCGGCCGCCTCCGGTGCCGCGACCCCCGGCACCCCGAAGCTCGAGTCGGTGACCGACACCACCGCGCGCCTGTCCTGGGCGGGCGCACAGGGCGCCGCGCGGTACCTGGTCCAGGCACGCGAGGGCGCGCACACCCGCGTGGTCGGCGAGACCACCGGCACGTCCGTCACGCTGCGGAACCTGCCCGCGGGCAGCACCCACACGGTCAACGTCCTGGCCGCCGACGCCGCGGGCCGCCTGTCCGCCCCGTCCGACCCGCTGACGTTCACCACCGGCACCCCGGCGGACGCCCCGTGCGCGGTGACGTACCACCGCGACACCAGCTGGGGCAACGGCTTCGTCGCGACGGTGACCGTCCGGAACCTCTCCAGCACCCCGATCACCGGCTGGACCGTGGACTGGGACTGGCCGACCGACCGGCAGTCGGTGTCCTCCGGCTGGAACGCCACGTTCCACCAGACCGGCCGCCACGTGCGCGTGACCGCCCCCGACGGCGCCGGCCCGCTCGCCCCCGACGGCGCCTCGACCGCCTCCTTCGGCTTCGTCGGCGCCAACGACGGCCCCAACCCCGAGCCGACGGTCTTCCGCCTCAACGGCGCGGTCTGCTCCGGCGGTTGA
- a CDS encoding multicopper oxidase domain-containing protein produces MRRRALLGAGATVLGAGALTAAGWPLLSRYAREGLPGKVMTSRAELPAAFRTPLPIPRVLEPVSSNGTTDTYELTQQHAELEILPGLRTAAWTYGGTFPGPTIVSRSGRRTVVRHRNELDRPAVVHLHGGHTPAASDGYPTSLILPADGSYDAHRVHQDMTGGPHGHAMGHGAMDLAEGSRTYTYPFDQRAATLWYHDHRMSYTGAAVWMGLAGFHLVHDDEEERLPLPRGDRDIPLMITDRSFAADGSFQYPWLDAQLRTPGVTDAYMNGVLGDVILVNGAPWPVHQVRRLRYRLRLLNASNARLYKLQLDPQPEGGGGFVQIGSDGGLLDAPRRHDTLEIAPAERFDVVVDFSRYRPGTRVRLLNRFGDGSTAQVMRFDVGSGSPRDDTTVPGKLSDVPRLDPGRATVTRDFHFRGSDVGWTINGTEYEPGNSLARPALGQVEIWRFTTNFHHPIHVHLDHFQVLSRNNRDIGPFDHGWKDTVDLRPAEAVEIVTRFTDYPGTYMLHCHNLEHEDMAMMADFTTA; encoded by the coding sequence GTGAGGCGGCGCGCGCTTCTGGGCGCCGGGGCGACGGTGCTCGGCGCCGGTGCCCTGACCGCGGCCGGCTGGCCCCTCCTCAGCCGCTACGCGCGCGAAGGCCTCCCCGGCAAGGTGATGACCAGCCGGGCCGAACTGCCGGCCGCGTTCCGCACCCCCCTGCCGATCCCCCGGGTGCTGGAGCCGGTGTCCTCGAACGGCACCACCGACACGTACGAACTCACCCAGCAGCACGCCGAACTGGAGATCCTGCCCGGACTGCGCACCGCGGCGTGGACGTACGGCGGCACCTTCCCCGGGCCGACGATCGTCTCGCGCTCCGGGCGTCGCACCGTGGTGCGCCACCGCAACGAGCTCGACCGCCCCGCCGTGGTCCACCTGCACGGCGGCCACACTCCCGCCGCCAGCGACGGCTACCCGACCTCGCTGATCCTGCCGGCCGACGGCTCCTACGACGCCCACCGCGTCCACCAGGACATGACCGGCGGACCGCACGGCCATGCCATGGGCCACGGCGCGATGGACCTCGCCGAGGGAAGTCGCACCTACACCTACCCCTTCGACCAGCGCGCCGCGACGCTCTGGTACCACGACCACCGCATGAGCTACACCGGTGCGGCCGTCTGGATGGGGCTCGCCGGATTCCACCTCGTGCACGACGACGAGGAAGAGCGGCTGCCGCTGCCTCGCGGCGACCGCGACATCCCCCTCATGATCACCGACCGGTCGTTCGCCGCCGACGGATCGTTCCAGTACCCCTGGCTCGACGCCCAATTGCGCACCCCGGGCGTGACGGACGCCTACATGAACGGGGTCCTCGGCGACGTCATCCTCGTCAACGGCGCCCCCTGGCCGGTGCACCAGGTGCGACGGCTGCGCTACCGGCTGCGCCTCCTCAACGCCTCCAACGCCCGCCTGTACAAACTGCAGTTGGACCCGCAGCCCGAGGGCGGCGGCGGCTTCGTCCAGATCGGCAGCGACGGCGGGCTGCTGGACGCGCCCCGCCGCCACGACACGCTCGAGATCGCCCCCGCCGAACGCTTCGACGTGGTCGTCGACTTCTCCCGCTACCGGCCCGGCACACGGGTACGCCTGCTCAACCGCTTCGGCGACGGCTCGACCGCCCAGGTCATGCGCTTCGACGTCGGCTCCGGCTCGCCCCGCGACGACACCACCGTGCCCGGGAAGCTGAGCGACGTACCCCGCCTGGACCCCGGCCGGGCCACCGTCACCCGCGACTTCCACTTCCGCGGTTCCGACGTCGGCTGGACCATCAACGGCACCGAGTACGAGCCGGGGAACTCACTCGCCCGCCCCGCACTGGGTCAGGTCGAGATCTGGCGGTTCACCACCAACTTCCACCACCCGATCCACGTCCACCTGGATCACTTCCAGGTCCTCTCGCGCAACAACCGCGACATCGGGCCCTTCGACCACGGCTGGAAGGACACCGTCGACCTCCGCCCGGCCGAAGCCGTCGAGATCGTCACCCGCTTCACCGACTACCCCGGCACGTACATGCTCCACTGTCACAACCTGGAGCACGAAGACATGGCCATGATGGCCGACTTCACCACCGCATAG
- a CDS encoding GNAT family N-acetyltransferase produces MVGRVQVLRVDEGNLDRLLAVAVGDAAPEEVMPPVAGGPGWTTERQAAFRAWHRARRAGLAGPLGESTYVITYEGEVVGSARLALREGHDVLETGMWLGRTHRGRGIGTATVRLLLDEAAGAGARAVVADTTTHNTSALAALRGNGATLTANHDTQEVHAELVLSRTLPTADPRDVRFRP; encoded by the coding sequence ATGGTCGGTCGGGTGCAAGTGCTGCGGGTGGACGAGGGCAACCTCGACCGGCTCCTCGCGGTGGCCGTCGGGGACGCGGCACCCGAAGAAGTCATGCCCCCGGTGGCCGGAGGACCGGGGTGGACGACGGAACGGCAGGCGGCCTTCCGCGCATGGCACCGGGCCCGACGCGCCGGACTGGCCGGCCCGCTGGGCGAGAGCACCTACGTGATCACGTATGAGGGAGAAGTCGTGGGATCGGCTCGTCTGGCTCTCCGCGAGGGCCATGACGTCCTGGAGACCGGGATGTGGCTCGGCCGTACACATCGCGGACGCGGCATCGGCACCGCCACAGTCCGCCTCCTCCTCGACGAAGCCGCCGGAGCCGGTGCACGGGCCGTGGTCGCGGACACCACGACGCACAACACGTCGGCACTCGCCGCCTTGCGCGGCAACGGCGCGACGCTCACCGCGAACCACGACACCCAAGAGGTCCACGCCGAGCTGGTGTTGAGCAGGACGCTGCCGACGGCCGATCCGCGCGATGTGAGGTTCCGCCCATGA
- a CDS encoding TetR/AcrR family transcriptional regulator: MPRTKGDHEARRRDVSAAVWQVMATRGFAGLTLRAVAAELGATTGLLTHYFPTKRALVEYALDLLEQRTLSRPRRETGQGLTALRNALLDILPLTPEATDTNRIWVSSWDTALSDPRLSADYARKYARSRQQLTERVAAAQERSELPPGDPAHIAAGAQSFVLGLVVQALLDPASFPPRRQVELLDDYLAALTGHDGGAEGARGVVAEC; this comes from the coding sequence ATGCCACGCACCAAGGGAGATCACGAGGCCCGCCGGCGCGACGTCTCCGCGGCGGTCTGGCAGGTGATGGCCACCCGCGGCTTCGCGGGCCTGACCCTGCGCGCCGTCGCCGCCGAGCTCGGCGCGACCACCGGCCTGCTCACCCACTACTTCCCCACCAAACGCGCCCTGGTGGAGTACGCCCTCGACCTGCTCGAACAGCGAACCCTCTCCCGCCCCCGCCGAGAGACCGGCCAGGGCCTGACCGCCCTGCGGAACGCCCTGCTGGACATCCTGCCGCTCACCCCGGAGGCCACCGACACCAACCGGATCTGGGTCTCCTCCTGGGACACCGCCCTCTCCGACCCCCGCCTGAGCGCCGACTACGCCCGCAAGTACGCCAGGAGCCGCCAGCAACTGACCGAGCGCGTGGCCGCGGCCCAGGAACGAAGCGAACTGCCGCCCGGCGACCCGGCACACATCGCCGCCGGCGCCCAGTCCTTCGTCCTGGGCCTGGTCGTCCAGGCCCTCCTCGACCCGGCGTCCTTCCCGCCCCGGCGGCAGGTCGAGCTCCTGGACGACTACCTGGCCGCCCTCACCGGCCACGACGGCGGAGCCGAGGGAGCTCGTGGGGTCGTAGCCGAGTGCTGA
- a CDS encoding GNAT family protein, with protein sequence MFSLPLGGGARLAALEVWHAEEFAGHLDRARDHIRPWVGPAFVTTDLDGARATLTRYAERQAADGARLYGIWREETLVGGVMFTGFDAAAGSCEIGCWLEPSAQGHGLVTRACGALLDWAFTVRGLHRAEWHCRADNHRSAAVAKRLGMTLEGVRRQAWTYEGVRHDAQLWAVLADAWRSPGR encoded by the coding sequence GTGTTCTCACTGCCGCTCGGCGGCGGCGCCCGCCTCGCCGCCCTGGAGGTCTGGCACGCCGAGGAGTTCGCCGGCCACCTGGACCGGGCCCGTGACCACATCCGCCCGTGGGTCGGGCCCGCGTTCGTCACCACGGATCTGGACGGGGCGCGGGCCACGCTGACCCGGTACGCCGAACGACAGGCCGCCGACGGAGCGCGCCTGTACGGCATCTGGCGGGAGGAGACGCTGGTCGGGGGTGTGATGTTCACCGGCTTCGACGCCGCCGCCGGCTCATGCGAGATCGGCTGCTGGCTGGAGCCGTCCGCCCAGGGCCACGGCCTGGTCACCCGTGCCTGCGGGGCGCTGCTGGACTGGGCGTTCACCGTCCGGGGACTGCACCGCGCGGAATGGCACTGCCGTGCCGACAACCATCGCAGCGCCGCGGTCGCCAAGCGCCTCGGCATGACGCTCGAAGGTGTCCGGCGCCAGGCGTGGACGTATGAGGGCGTGCGTCATGACGCGCAGCTGTGGGCCGTCCTCGCCGACGCGTGGCGCTCCCCCGGCCGGTGA
- a CDS encoding cholesterol oxidase substrate-binding domain-containing protein, with protein MTTNGYAVLVRRADVQWALAEFTRHCRRLLWEYRARGEYPVNGAVEVRVTGLDDPAWSGVPGARPPLLSPVGPRADRPEWDTAVWLDILTLPGTPRLHRFLRDVERFLWRTFDGTRAALRVDWSKGWAYTDEAA; from the coding sequence ATGACCACCAACGGTTACGCCGTGCTCGTCCGCCGCGCCGATGTGCAGTGGGCGCTGGCGGAGTTCACGCGTCACTGTCGTCGTCTGCTGTGGGAGTACCGCGCGCGGGGCGAGTATCCGGTGAACGGTGCCGTGGAGGTCCGGGTGACCGGCCTGGACGATCCGGCGTGGAGCGGCGTGCCCGGGGCACGGCCCCCGCTGCTCTCCCCGGTCGGGCCTCGGGCGGATCGTCCGGAGTGGGACACCGCCGTCTGGCTCGACATCCTCACCCTGCCCGGTACGCCTCGTCTGCACCGTTTCCTGCGGGACGTCGAGCGGTTCCTGTGGCGGACGTTCGACGGTACGCGGGCGGCGTTGCGCGTCGATTGGTCCAAGGGCTGGGCGTACACGGACGAGGCGGCCTAG
- a CDS encoding WYL domain-containing protein has protein sequence MRADRLISLVLLLRQRGRLTAATLARELEVSTRTVLRDIEALSAAGVPVYAERGRRGGFALLPDFQTDLTGLNHEEALALLVAGTGRGEQVFGLGSALASAMRKVADALPETHRAAASDAARRLLVAPETDLLSRRPVTGELSGTTMAEVRRAVLTGRKLRIHYAPPERTPQWRTVDPIGLVTVRDRAYLLATRSGADRTYRLSRVLAAQALAEPAQRPDRVDLDRVWRERCARFLTDGDQVTVRVRVNPARRDELISTALAVRAARPTEQPAREPGKQPTEELAEQPTEEPAEQPAEGADPAGWSRLEVTFQDARHAEWALWQLATDVEALAPRWLRTTLRDRAAAIASRYGASSS, from the coding sequence ATGCGTGCCGACCGACTGATCTCGCTGGTGCTGCTGTTGCGTCAGCGCGGCCGGCTGACCGCGGCCACCCTCGCCCGCGAGCTGGAGGTGTCCACCCGCACCGTGCTCCGCGACATCGAGGCGCTGTCCGCGGCCGGTGTGCCGGTCTACGCCGAACGCGGTCGTCGGGGCGGCTTCGCGCTGCTGCCCGACTTCCAGACCGACCTCACCGGCCTGAACCACGAGGAGGCCCTCGCCCTGCTGGTTGCCGGAACCGGGCGCGGCGAGCAGGTGTTCGGCCTCGGCTCGGCGCTCGCCTCGGCCATGCGCAAGGTGGCCGACGCGCTCCCCGAGACCCACCGCGCCGCCGCGAGCGACGCCGCCCGGCGGCTGCTCGTCGCCCCCGAGACCGACCTGCTCTCCCGCCGCCCGGTCACCGGGGAACTGTCCGGCACCACCATGGCCGAGGTCCGCCGCGCGGTGCTCACCGGCCGCAAACTGCGCATCCACTACGCGCCCCCGGAGCGGACGCCGCAGTGGCGCACGGTCGACCCGATCGGCCTCGTGACCGTGCGCGACCGGGCCTACCTGCTCGCCACCAGGTCCGGCGCGGACCGCACCTACCGGCTGTCACGGGTCCTGGCGGCCCAGGCACTCGCCGAACCGGCACAGCGGCCCGACCGGGTCGACCTGGACCGCGTCTGGCGCGAACGCTGCGCGCGCTTCCTGACGGACGGCGACCAGGTCACCGTGCGGGTGCGGGTGAACCCGGCGCGGCGGGACGAACTGATCAGCACGGCACTGGCGGTCCGCGCCGCGAGGCCTACCGAGCAACCCGCCAGAGAACCTGGCAAGCAACCCACCGAAGAACTCGCCGAGCAACCTACCGAAGAACCTGCCGAGCAGCCCGCCGAGGGAGCCGACCCGGCCGGCTGGTCGCGGCTGGAGGTCACCTTCCAGGACGCGCGGCACGCCGAATGGGCGCTGTGGCAACTCGCCACGGACGTCGAGGCCCTGGCCCCGCGGTGGCTGCGCACCACCCTGCGCGACCGCGCCGCCGCGATCGCCTCCCGCTACGGCGCGTCGTCGTCCTGA
- a CDS encoding RidA family protein, translating to MERSTVNPWPWSVELGYSQGEVVAGQTRTLYCSGQAATGADGTPRHAGDMAAQLALTVDNLEAVLAEAGMSLANLVRLNVYTTDVDRLFEHYGVLASRLGAAGVAPTTTMLGVNRLALPDLMVELEGTAVA from the coding sequence ATGGAGCGATCGACGGTCAACCCGTGGCCGTGGTCGGTGGAGCTGGGTTACAGCCAGGGGGAGGTCGTCGCCGGGCAGACCCGGACCCTGTACTGCTCCGGGCAGGCCGCGACCGGGGCGGACGGCACGCCCCGGCACGCCGGGGACATGGCGGCGCAGCTGGCGCTGACCGTCGACAATCTGGAGGCCGTGCTCGCCGAGGCCGGCATGTCCCTCGCGAACCTCGTCCGGCTGAACGTCTACACCACCGACGTCGACCGGCTGTTCGAGCACTACGGCGTGCTGGCGTCACGACTGGGCGCGGCCGGGGTGGCGCCGACCACGACGATGCTCGGGGTGAACCGGCTGGCGCTTCCCGACCTCATGGTCGAGCTGGAGGGAACCGCCGTGGCGTGA
- a CDS encoding MarR family transcriptional regulator, translated as MTVTAFHPRPEPDEVARVTSTAAELLEVLWGRASTAPASASQLRVLLILEHHEGINLSTLAESLASTPPSTSRLCDRLQAAGFVERAVSPADRREVRLRLSSRGRAFLADLRVRRQKELRAVLSHMPAAKRVALLEGLDAFCAAAATRIRHGAADSDARTA; from the coding sequence GTGACCGTGACTGCCTTCCACCCCCGCCCAGAACCCGACGAGGTCGCCCGGGTGACCTCGACGGCCGCGGAGCTGCTGGAGGTCCTGTGGGGCCGGGCCTCCACCGCACCCGCGTCCGCCTCCCAGCTGCGGGTCCTGCTGATCCTGGAACACCACGAGGGCATCAACCTGAGCACTCTCGCCGAGTCCCTCGCCTCCACGCCGCCCTCCACCAGCCGCCTGTGCGACCGGCTCCAGGCGGCCGGATTCGTCGAGCGCGCGGTCAGCCCGGCCGACCGGCGCGAGGTACGGCTGCGGCTGAGCAGCCGGGGCCGCGCCTTCCTCGCCGACCTGCGCGTCCGCAGGCAGAAGGAGCTGCGAGCGGTCCTCTCGCACATGCCCGCGGCCAAGCGCGTGGCGCTCCTGGAGGGCCTGGACGCCTTCTGCGCCGCCGCCGCGACGCGGATACGTCACGGCGCGGCGGACTCCGACGCCAGGACGGCCTGA
- a CDS encoding PP2C family protein-serine/threonine phosphatase, whose product MTAERALRTAAPHELLDAVRRVLMEQYAAESVELFLADYGLTVLQPVSVLPHTTEPVSAHSSAAGRAFGAQKPFVEPVGDGRVRAHLPVTVRGDRLGVLSVILPGPEYADGCLEELAEVADVLGHEVIVAERDTDIYLQARRKDRLTLAAEMQWQLLPGRSCSRPEYDLGAQLEPAYAIFGDNFDWSATADRLTLYVTNGMGEGIEASLLTSLATNALRNARRAGIPLADQAALADQAIYAHYRGRRYLSALMFDFDLATGRASVVDAGSPQLLRVRGKSVERITFDAQLPLGMFEETDYVAQEFRVEPGDRLVFVSDGVYSVASPEGETYGDAALNRAIQSTRLLPAAEVPRAVLRELTGHRSGSVPDDDALVVCLDWHGR is encoded by the coding sequence GTGACCGCTGAACGCGCCCTGCGCACGGCGGCACCGCACGAATTGCTCGACGCCGTCCGGCGTGTGCTGATGGAGCAGTACGCGGCGGAGTCCGTCGAGCTGTTCCTGGCCGACTACGGTCTGACCGTGCTCCAGCCGGTCTCGGTGCTGCCGCACACCACGGAACCGGTGTCCGCCCACAGCAGCGCCGCGGGCCGTGCCTTCGGGGCCCAGAAGCCCTTCGTGGAGCCCGTCGGGGACGGCAGGGTGCGCGCGCACCTGCCGGTGACCGTCCGCGGCGACCGGCTCGGAGTGCTGTCGGTGATCCTGCCCGGACCGGAGTACGCGGACGGCTGCCTGGAGGAGCTGGCCGAGGTGGCGGACGTACTCGGCCACGAAGTGATCGTCGCCGAGCGGGACACCGACATCTACCTCCAGGCGCGGCGCAAGGACCGGCTCACCCTCGCCGCCGAGATGCAGTGGCAGCTGCTGCCCGGCCGCTCCTGCTCGCGGCCCGAGTACGACCTCGGCGCCCAGCTGGAGCCCGCCTACGCGATCTTCGGCGACAACTTCGACTGGTCCGCGACCGCCGACCGGCTGACGCTGTACGTCACCAACGGCATGGGCGAGGGCATAGAGGCCTCCCTGCTGACCAGCCTGGCCACGAACGCCCTGCGCAACGCCCGCCGGGCCGGCATTCCCCTCGCGGACCAGGCGGCCCTGGCCGACCAGGCGATCTACGCCCACTACCGGGGACGCCGTTACCTGTCGGCGCTGATGTTCGACTTCGATCTGGCCACGGGGCGCGCGTCGGTCGTGGACGCCGGTTCCCCGCAGCTGCTGCGGGTGCGCGGCAAGTCCGTGGAGCGGATCACGTTCGACGCCCAGCTGCCGCTCGGCATGTTCGAGGAGACCGACTACGTCGCCCAGGAGTTCCGGGTGGAGCCCGGCGACCGGCTCGTCTTCGTCAGCGACGGGGTCTACTCCGTCGCCTCGCCCGAGGGGGAGACATACGGGGACGCGGCGCTGAACCGGGCGATCCAGTCCACCCGGCTGCTGCCCGCCGCGGAGGTGCCGCGCGCCGTCCTGCGCGAACTGACCGGTCATCGGAGCGGTTCCGTCCCGGACGACGACGCTCTGGTGGTCTGCCTGGACTGGCACGGCCGCTGA
- a CDS encoding STAS domain-containing protein has translation MSEQEATTAAAALELSGFLGRRREQIAQRWADAQLFRSVFSVSRDEAVDACRAVVDALSEAAAAGRLDDIGAPGFAAVRDQLGRMAAARSRSGSSPARIAEEVAALRAPVGQLLRGEFEDPDAAPAQECALALAVLMGTLRLVVMETALSAGEELIARQRQQLLEVATPVIKLWEGVVAVPLVGTLDSARSQVVMESLLEAIVDQRAEYAILDITGVSTVDSLVAQHLMKTVAAARLMGAECVVSGIRPAIAQTIVHLGIDLGSVVTRTDLADALAYALGRLGIVVSPRASSGGSPR, from the coding sequence GTGTCGGAGCAAGAAGCGACCACCGCGGCGGCAGCGCTGGAGCTGAGCGGCTTCCTCGGCAGGCGGCGGGAGCAGATCGCCCAGCGCTGGGCGGACGCTCAGCTCTTCCGGAGCGTGTTCTCGGTCTCGCGCGACGAGGCGGTGGACGCCTGCAGGGCCGTGGTGGACGCCCTCTCGGAGGCCGCGGCCGCCGGGCGGCTGGACGACATCGGCGCCCCCGGGTTCGCGGCGGTGCGCGACCAGCTGGGGCGGATGGCGGCCGCCCGTTCCCGCTCCGGGTCGTCGCCCGCCCGCATCGCCGAGGAGGTCGCCGCTCTGCGCGCGCCGGTCGGCCAGCTGCTGCGCGGGGAGTTCGAGGACCCGGACGCGGCGCCGGCACAGGAGTGCGCCCTGGCCCTGGCCGTACTGATGGGCACCTTGCGCCTGGTGGTGATGGAGACGGCGCTGAGCGCGGGCGAGGAGCTGATCGCCCGGCAGCGCCAGCAGCTGCTGGAGGTGGCCACCCCGGTCATCAAGCTCTGGGAGGGCGTCGTCGCCGTACCGCTGGTCGGCACGCTGGACAGCGCCCGCAGCCAGGTGGTCATGGAGAGCCTGCTGGAGGCCATCGTCGACCAGCGCGCCGAGTACGCCATCCTGGACATCACCGGCGTCTCCACGGTCGACTCCCTGGTCGCCCAGCACCTGATGAAGACGGTGGCCGCGGCCCGGCTGATGGGTGCCGAGTGCGTCGTCTCGGGCATCCGGCCCGCGATCGCCCAGACCATCGTCCACCTCGGCATCGACCTGGGGTCGGTCGTCACCCGCACCGATCTGGCCGACGCCCTGGCCTACGCGCTGGGGCGGCTGGGCATCGTGGTCTCCCCGCGGGCCTCGTCGGGTGGGAGCCCGCGGTGA
- a CDS encoding STAS domain-containing protein — protein MSGPSARCADSAAPVPVLALGDILLVTLQGELGDAAAEQLQYDVTRRIAHSPTPVSGVVIDISGVDIVDSFLGRVLAEIAAGASLMAARTVLAGMRPAVAITLVELGLSLPQVTTALHVDMALTLLGRPPSAGPPEPPREGP, from the coding sequence GTGAGCGGCCCCTCCGCGCGTTGCGCGGACTCCGCGGCCCCGGTGCCCGTGCTGGCACTGGGCGACATCCTGCTGGTCACGCTGCAGGGCGAGTTGGGCGACGCGGCGGCCGAACAGCTCCAGTACGACGTCACGCGGCGGATCGCACACAGCCCCACTCCGGTGAGCGGCGTGGTCATCGACATCTCCGGGGTGGATATCGTCGACTCGTTCCTCGGCCGGGTGCTCGCCGAGATCGCGGCCGGCGCGTCGCTGATGGCGGCTCGCACGGTGCTGGCCGGTATGCGGCCGGCCGTGGCGATCACGCTGGTCGAGCTGGGGCTCAGCCTGCCGCAGGTGACCACCGCGCTGCATGTCGACATGGCGCTGACCCTGCTGGGCCGGCCTCCGTCGGCCGGCCCGCCGGAGCCTCCGCGGGAGGGCCCATGA
- a CDS encoding anti-sigma regulatory factor: MTPAGRLTAQSTPPIGSDAGPAGVRQRVRQAALVPGCGPVRRTEPVTAAGEPARDTLVHGGGGRMERTARNGTPRPGPRLSFTDDGPGSRDTAPASTDRRTTVTVTAWSCALPSPRAGAA, translated from the coding sequence ATGACGCCGGCCGGCCGCCTCACCGCTCAGTCGACCCCGCCCATCGGCTCGGACGCCGGCCCCGCCGGGGTACGGCAACGGGTCCGGCAGGCCGCGCTCGTCCCCGGCTGCGGTCCGGTGCGGCGGACCGAACCGGTCACCGCCGCCGGCGAACCGGCCCGCGACACCCTCGTCCACGGCGGCGGGGGGCGCATGGAGAGGACTGCGCGGAACGGAACACCACGGCCCGGGCCGCGGCTGTCGTTCACCGACGACGGCCCCGGCAGCCGCGATACCGCGCCGGCGTCGACCGACCGCCGCACCACCGTCACGGTCACCGCCTGGAGCTGTGCCCTGCCCTCCCCCCGCGCGGGTGCGGCATGA